ACAGAAAACTCAATTACTAGGATAAGAAGCAAATGGTAACATAGTTTGGCAAACAAAATATAAGGTGGAACTGCTGGAATCAAAGGTGGTAGAAACAATAACAGTCAAATCATTTTACTCAATGAGTAATTTCTCGCAATACTCGAAGTCTATGACTTTTTAAGACTCCTGTATGGCATGGACATACATGGATGAATATTGTATGTCATTTCTTTTTCCATGTAATGGAATGTGTGTATTCCTCTTTTGGTGATCTCCCTTTGTCTCATAATTTAGGGTGGTGAAAAATGGGAATGGACATTTCACAACacctttaaatatgttttctgaGTGAAGCTTTTCTGTGAGAAAGGAAGAAGGAGAAACTAACTAGTATAACATATGATTGCTGAATAATAATAGTGCTTCATGCCAAAACATAGAACTTACAAATGAACATATACAACAACTTACCAGTTTATAATTGATAAGGTATGAATTGGAGACCTATTTTAGTGAGGCAACACAATCCTATCCAACATCGTTTTTCACAATATTCTTTGAAGTGTCAAACTCCTTTATATCTAGTTTTACTCCTATATTTTGCAATCATATTCACGTATATCTTTTCCAATCCATTTCATTGTGCTTATGGGTAAATTTGaacaaaacttttttataaatattttaggagagaaaataaaaaattatattttttcatatattaaattttgtatacgCACATGTTGAAAAAGTCAGAAAATTTCTATGAAATAAATTATCGTacacaaataaaactaattttagcttaccaaaaaactaacttttttttttcgattaagaaatttattcaaaattgacCCCTTCCTCAAGGCTACTCCAGGTATTCCTCAGTGTATTATTGTACTATAGATGAAAGGAGTTGAGCTATGTGAAACAAATAGGTATGATTAAGAGCCTTACATCACAATCTTATTGTCAATTTATGGTGAATGGAAATTTGGAATAATCTAGATTTTATTGCTTTGTATTACAAGATTCCAACAACATGCCAAGCTGTCAACTTCACAGACCGCACAGAGGATAATGGAGATACAAATATTTAGTGCATGTATTTTGAAGGTCTGGCTGGGAGTGAGTCTTCTTCAGCAATGGAATACTAATTGCAGAACAATGTATCACGCGTAGCATTTCCAGTAGTTGGGTTCACTCTGTTACCAGAAACAACTTCGTTACAGATGAAGCATATTCAGACAATAAAACAATcttaatttatgtatataatCTTACCCATCAGCAACTTTGCAGAGGTATTCACGTTGATCTTCTCTTAGTGGTACATCCGTGAAGTCTGATTCCAACCAAAACAACAAGCAAACCATCAAATGAAGATGTAAATATTTACTCTTGTGGTGTCATCATGTCTTAACAAAGTTTATTTACGCTATTAACATTAGATTTACAGGTTCAGATATTACATCAGCTCAAACATATCATAAGTTTCCATGATTACTTCTCATACAGAAACCAAACTTATGCAGGTGCACTGTACTAATTTCTACACAAACGACTAATCTATATTCTGACATCTGAACTGCATGTTGAGTATTAAAAAATTTCCGGCAGATTTACTAGTGATGgacatatttcataaaaaaatacaaactaaaaCAGGGTGAGATAATGACAAATGGAAGCACAGTGCCACTGTGAAGGAGAATATAACTTGTCTTTGTAAAGTTCATAGACATATTCATAGATTTTGCAGACAAACTTGTTTCCCATTGTTTTTCCTCCAatatatgttttcttctttctccctAATTGGCGCTTCCTGTACAGGTTGATTGAAACCCAGCACCAATTGTATCATGTCAATAATATACATcctttaattgattaaatggGCAGGTTTGGAACTATAGCTTAGTAAACTAATCACCAACCAATATCAATGCAGGACTTTTAATGAGTTGAAAGCTATCATCAGAAGTACACTCTTTCACATCCATATTTCCCTTGAAGCGCAATAGTAGCACATTCTAGTTTAAGTGGTATTACATACCAGCACCTGTAATAATTGATCCCTTAAAAGAAGTGTTTCCTGTTGCAAGTGCACCTTCCAAGTTAGCATTGCTTAAATTTGCCTGCAGAAAGTGATCATTCATGCAGAACACAACCAAAAAGAAATTCGTCAATTAAAGTGGACTGGGGGAACATTTTCATCTCAGACTATAAGAAAATTTGAAGTTGTTAATCGTTTCCCATCTGATTGTATCCATATGCAATTTATCATTCTGTCTGATTGCAGATGGCTAACAATTATGTTAATGATGCATCATGGTATTTTAAGTTAACTTGATTGCACCTTCTATGCTATAATTGAAGTGTTCACGTTCTTTACTAGTGATTTCTTTTAGAGCATGTTCATGTGCATTCACTATTATATCCCTCATATTTCCATTTGGTCATTTAGTATCTCGTTTTCTCTATATCTATTTGAAACATTCATaatttctcttcaaataatataacaaaaggACGGGATGAGGAAACAGTTAATCAGATGTTGAGAAATTTGGGGATTAATCATCTACCCTCCACTCACACAATTTCGCTATGTTTGATCACTCACATTACGTAAACTTTTGGGTTGATGTGAGTACAATAGACAACACAACAATTACCTTCGTCACATTAGCCAGGGAAAAATCAGCATTTCGAAGATCAGCATCGGAAAGATCAGCACCTGACAAAGACAGCAGATGGGGGAGAGACTATAAATGTGAACGGTAAACAGGATTCGAAATGTTTACATTACATTCATTATTATGACATGTAGTTTTGGACAAACCTGTTAAATCAGCATCAAAGAAGCTAGCACCTATTAACTTTGCACCTTTAAAATTGGCTTGTCTCAGTATGGACTGTAACAGGCAACGTTAGTTAACCAACGTTAGTTAACTTATTACATTTTGATCAAAAGCACACATTTGAATGACTCcatcatcaaatttcaaatcaGTTTAGTTTTAAACAGAGTctaatgagaaaataaattttgcaCTTGCAGTGTAAAAAGTTTTCAAACTACGATTCAATTAGACATTGTCATAGGTAAGTCTATCAACTTCATACAGAAACTACTTAAATTCAAGATAATCCCGATCATTAATTAGTCAAGAATGTAAAAATCTTTTGCAGTACAGATATTGATCTTGAATTTAATTAGAATGTCATACAATTACGGATTGTTATGTTCGACaatattgttttgtttataataattactttaaaagtTAACTTGACAGATAAAATGCATTGAAAGTAAACTcctttgaaaattaaaaaggggaaaataaaaagttacacCGTTTTGAAGTCTTGTTTGATCAGAGTCTTGCCACTGAAGTCCTTCCCAGTGAGATCCTGCCCCCGTGTCACTTCTTGGCCGTATGGCCCTCCACCCTGAATTCTCCATACCCATCATTCATGAACTCAAAAAGTCTTTAACTTGAATAACTGGGGTTGAAATTCTTATCGATAAACTATAAAatgttgagtttttttattaCCTTGAATGCAAGTGCAGGATCAACAAAGATGAAAGAAGCAGAGAGGAGAGCAACGAGGGTGGCACCAGACACGGACTCACCCACTGAAAATGCGAGTTTCTGAGATGGTTGGCGAGTTTGCTTTGCGTTGAATCCCTGTGAAACGAAGCTGAGAGAATTACGGTGTTGAAGttgaataagagaaaaataggtAATAGGTAGAGTATACGAAccagaagaggaagatgaaaaagagtGGTGGGTTTGAAATTGGAGTTTGAGAGAGAAAGATGTGGCTTAGAAGTGGAACACAAGGAGACGTTCAGAACAAGAGCCATTTCTTGCAGTCACACCCACCCAGATGCAACTGTGATAGGTACCATCTCGCATGTGGATAATGTAATATCTCAagcctttttctttctcatttcaaAGCAAGttcttctataatttttaatcttgAAATTTGTATCATCGTGATTAGAAACATTACAGGTAAAACATTTGCTTTCccacaaaaaatttaataccaataataatttaacttaaaaaaaatgctttatAAGCGATCTAGAAAAGATAATTTTTCATTTGGagatgatttatatttatttaatttaaaaaatgctaAATTTAAATAGTATGATAAAAAATGCTAATGTTTTActagtttaaatttatttatattttaaaataaaaaaattatcataaacagaaacataattaattgttatattgACTAAATTagacataattttataaaataaaaattattattatttaagttaatttttattattaaaaaaattgtaagttagtttaagaattaaaatataaattaatttttaaattaattatcaaaattttaattattaattattattcatttgaaATTAGTCTCTagtttaaaaactataattaacttGTGTAACTATATATAATGTAACAAAGTGTAAACTCCAATTCATTTAAGGTTCATATTGAACTTTATAAAACAAcatgaatataattaataaaacaacaattaaatatgTATACTATGGTTGGTTTATAATATGACATGTGAATGGTTGGAACAATTCCAATGACGAAACCAATCCAATGACGAATTAGTGGTGATATTGGTAATGTATGTTTTGACATGTAAGGATTCAGAAAGTAAGTATTTTGATATACTACTAATCCTTCAATTCATATGGAGACGAATGGAGTGTGACAGAGAATGATAAGAGATCTTTACCCTAGACTTTTGGTCTCAGGTGTAAAAGATTAATCTCATTAATAGGGTAATAATCCCTATGTTTATGACTCTACAGAGCATAAATACCACTACGGGTATACCTATATTAAATACGTATGTCAAAGCATATATCCAGATAATTGAATTTAGAGTCAACTacttatatgtttatatgattgataaaatgttataaatgttGAATTAATATGTGATatgttaaatttatgaaattttcttttgaatactAGCTTACCCTGCCTTCTTCTCATctgtattgttttcttttttgcaatgatcacccgTTGGTGTGAGTAGAGGATGAACTAGGTGTTGATACGTTGTTAATGGAGGCTGATGATGATACCAAACGATTTGTTAGGTTTAACTAGATGTTGTATAGTAGTTTCTATCTTTTGAGAGACTTGTTAGTTTTCTGAGACCTTGTACATATATTATGTTGGTATAGTTATTACTCTGGATAATTGTGttaatattttgtatgtttCTTATCTATATGTTGTGAATTATCAGAATATATGATGTTTTGTTTGGTAGTTTATACTATTAAATGGGATGCTACATTTTTTGTATTAGAACCTGATTCCTTAGGAGATATGTAGGTATAAGCTTGCTTAGCCTCTGCTGTGTGTTCTCTGTGTTGTGTCAATAGTTGTATATATGTCTTGTGTTAGATTGAGGTTTCTTTCTCGATGTGGACAAAGTTATGGCACCTAGGCCACCACCTCCTCTTCTTACAAATCCATATACGCCCAACTTAGTAAGGGGTAATGGAATCTTTCATGGTAGCAATGCAACAATAGAATGCTTCCATGGCTCAGCAACACAACATAACTATGCAATAAATGAAGTCTTTTAGGTTATTAGTAGAGGCATCGCAACAAAAATATCTAGCTACTATGCAACAGATGGCAGATGCCCTGTGAATCAGCTGAACCTTCTTATGCTCCACATCCTGAAGCCCATGAGTGGAGTTTAGAGAGTTTCCTCCAACATCACCCAACTAAGTTCAATGGAAGGACAAGTCTAATTTAAGCTAATTAATAGAACAAGGACATGGAGAGAATTTATGATGCTAAGAGTTACCCAGTTGAGAACAGATTAACATATTtagaatatatgttttttaggGAAGCGACGCATTGGTTGGAACAATATGAAGGTGATATTGGAAGAAAGTTGGGAAGCTGTCATATGggagttgttaaaaaagaagttttatgCAGATAGCGTGAAGTATAGAAAAAAAGTGGAATTTCTTTAGTTTGTTCAGGGGGATATGTCTATATCTAAGTACGTCGATCGATTCAAGCATCTAGGCAAGTTTCACACGTTGAGGATGGATGAAGAGTGTCAATGTAAGAAGTTTAAGAATGGTTTGAGGAGAGATCTCAAGTTGATGATAACTACACTCTCTATCAAGGAACTCCTGACTTTTGGTGAAGAAGGTGCGAGTGATGGAAAAGTTAAAAGCTGAAGTAGACAGTCAATAGAAGCAGTTGTAAAAAATAGGAGAATCATTTGGATCTAAATCTAAATATGAGGAGAGGAAGAACCcatattttaagtcttaatatGAGGGACTAAAATGTTTTCTTCTCACCAATAGTCTCAACCATCCTAAATTTAGTGTTTATAGTGTGGAGAGTCACGTGAAAGAAAATGTATCTTTAGTTAGAAGGCAACATCAAAAGATGTTATAATTGTGAAAAGGAATGAATGATATATAGTTAAAGATTGTTCTTTTAGCATAAGAATTGGCCTTCGGTCACAAACTCTTTGACTATTAAGATGCAtgcacatataatatatatatatatatatatatatatatatatatatattatggaaaattatattttgataatgtaTGCAACAAAATACATTTCACTTTGCAacccattttaataatataataatatattgataatttatgttaaaatgaaaaataaatataattaagatattaatatattgaatGATCAAatggaatattattttttaaaagagtgTCAAGATATTATCACcgaatttagaatataaaaactaaactcGTTATGTATAATCTTATTCACAAATCATAGTctactaatataaaattattatcttataaattaaattgtttttaaattagaataactAGAAAGAAGACGGataccaacaaaataataacaacataaacacaaattaaataaagaaataatttatttttggtgaTAACCTATTCAATATAAAGTCAACAATTAAGAATGATCTaaagcaataaaataatttccctCTAATCAAATAtggataatattttaaaaaattaagaattaaatatgtttttttaaattattatgaaaatttgtatttaattttaaattaaactataaaatatttactctttatattttgtgaaaattaaataCCTTTGGtgacaaataatataattaaacaaaagttacaagaaaatttaaaaaaataaagaagaagaaaaatccaaaaaattgAAGTACTGTGCAAGTCAATAAAATCCAACACTATACAGTTATAATATTAAGATTACAGTATTCTAGGTGGGTGTCTTTTCCACATAGGTGGCTCTCACTAATTGTGTTAGAAGCAGACATGGTCATGTTCTCTATCTCTATTGCAGTGCATCAAGTCAAAACAAGTttctacttaaaaaaaatcattttcaaaaggTGCATTATTGTTTAGGCTATGTTCTTATTTAATGtttaactatataatataagatCACGGgtcaaaataagaaaatttcaaatatcaATCTCCAAACGCGCTTCTAGAgtagaaaacagaaaaaaaaatgacagagCCAGAAATAAGCAGAAGTAAAAGAGGAGGAAGATGGTCTCTCAGAGGAATGACGGCTCTTGTCACCGGCGGCACTCGCGGGATCGGGTtggttttcatctttctttcttGATCATCTCAACATACTTTCTCTTTTATGATTGTTCATTTCACTTTGTTTTGGTCTGATGATTCATTTGTTTCAAACTGTGTTTTAGACACGCCATAGTGAGTGACTTGGCCGCGTTTGGCGCGGCTGTGCATACTTGTTCGAGGACCCAAACTGAGCTCGACAAGTGCTTAGAAGAGTGGCAGAGTGAGGGGATTAAGGTTACTGGATCTGTTTGTGACGTGTCCTCGCCTCTTCAGAGAAAGAAGCTTATTCAGGAAGTAGCATCCATCTTGAATGGCAAGCTTAACATCTATGTAAGTATGTTCTACTCATAATGTCTAGTTCATACAtttgattatattgtatttacAAGTCTAGTAACGTCTGGCACCAGCCTCATGAATGAAGAAGGAACTATAGTGTTTATAGTAAGATATGTTTTGTTCATTAATCATAAGTATGCatgagtttttgttttattttaggtAAACAACGTTGGAACAACCATTAGAAAGCCAACAATTGAGTACAGTGCTGAAGAATACTCACAGCTGATGACAGTTAATTTAGACTCCTCATTCCATCTGTGCCAACTTGCATATCCTCTTCTGAAAAAATCTGGAAATGGAAGCATTGTGTTCATTTCATCTGTTGCTGGCGTGGTCAGCTTGGGTACTGGAGCTGTCTATGCGGCAAGTAAAGGTGAGTGTCATCATCAggttttttctttcatgaaCATGTGATCGTTAAAATATgatcacaaacaaataaatatacttaCAATTTTGGTCTACTGAATTTCAGCTGCAATAAATCAACTTACAAAAAATCTGGCATGTGAATGGGCAAAAGACAACATAAGGAGCAACTGTGTTGTACCATGGGCTACTAGAACCCCGCTTGTTGAACATGTAATTTCCCTTGGCTGTTTTATTACTGGTGTTTATTTGTGTAAGATGATGTCGTTTATGTGGTTGTTCTaacttttatgtttcttttttggtAGTTGTTGAAAGATGAAAAGTTTGTGGATGAAATAATGTCCCGTACACCAATCAAGCGTATAGCAGAAGCAGAAGAAGTATCATCTTTGGTGACTTTTCTGTGCTTGCCTGCTGCTTCTTACATCACTGGACAGGTGATCTGTGTTGATGGAGGATTAACAGTGAATGGATTTCAACCCAGCATCAGAATCACCTGAAATCATTACAACCATTGTGTGTTCACTTCGGGTGATCGGAGTGATTGAATAgatttgaggataatattttttgttgtttatttgagtgaatttagaagtaaatgagagtgaattttgaagtaaatttttttaatttgtcatataaactaaatcttataccaattttcataaactttatttcaaaattcactctcatttactttcaaattcactcaaataaataataaaaaaaaattactttcaaatccactgAATCACTCTCTCCCAATCACCTCCAATCACCAATtgcataacaaaataaaatggtCTTCTTGGCTgccattttctttaaataactttaatgtcttctgattttttattaattagttatttagttttctaattcttttttagtttgattttggtctttttaatattttttttggatttaatttagtctattaatttaaaaaaaaatgttctttttaattaaattgatacCAATGCCCGTAACATATcaattcataaattttgtaattttttcaaactatttatttattttttactttttttaattttagaaaaatataaactataacATATTATAATCGTGTCATGTTTCTTTGACAATATCACAAGTGTTATAAGCAAGTATGACCTCACACttgataatttatgtttttttttaaataaattagaaaaattaaaaaattccaCGAATTGATGCATGATACGTACATCCATAACTTTATTGTTAATTTAACATGagaccaaattaaaatttttaaaaaattgagagagaaaattacataaaaaacaaTAAGGAAACCAAAACTATcgaaatcaaattaaatcactAAGCctagaataaataatatataccaATAGTTAAATACTATTATCTAATCATAAATTATGAGTATgaaaagttttttgtttttatataataatcatttttaaaattataataaaattatgtaaacatgtaaaaaaaacttttatatatattacccCGGACATGCCTATTAAAAGATTTACAATAAGAttaatttctatatattaaCTAATTAGAAATCATTctaacacattttttaataattattataaaaattaaccatataatttatgattatatggTCATGTAAAAATAGTTACGTtgctaatttattataattatattcttaaaaaatacgTATAAAAGAATAGACATTTCCATTTTTGTGGTTTTTAAAGTGCCTAATAAGGTAGATTTTGTagtcaataaaatattcattgaaaaatattatccaTGGTGTTTGAAATATAGagtatatatacaaaaacattATCTTTGTTAAAACTTCAAATAACAAGAGTTCCTTTAAACAGAGAGAATTTGACAGTTGATATATTAGAAAGAGTTGTTTCAAAGAATggttgaaaatataatttatttatccaATTTGGCTGTGCATAAATTTATGTAatccttttattaa
The sequence above is drawn from the Vigna radiata var. radiata cultivar VC1973A chromosome 3, Vradiata_ver6, whole genome shotgun sequence genome and encodes:
- the LOC106757822 gene encoding thylakoid lumenal 15 kDa protein 1, chloroplastic isoform X1 translates to MALVLNVSLCSTSKPHLSLSNSNFKPTTLFHLPLLGFNAKQTRQPSQKLAFSVGESVSGATLVALLSASFIFVDPALAFKGGGPYGQEVTRGQDLTGKDFSGKTLIKQDFKTSILRQANFKGAKLIGASFFDADLTGADLSDADLRNADFSLANVTKANLSNANLEGALATGNTSFKGSIITGADFTDVPLREDQREYLCKVADGVNPTTGNATRDTLFCN
- the LOC106757822 gene encoding thylakoid lumenal 15 kDa protein 1, chloroplastic isoform X2, with amino-acid sequence MALVLNVSLCSTSKPHLSLSNSNFKPTTLFHLPLLGFNAKQTRQPSQKLAFSVGESVSGATLVALLSASFIFVDPALAFKGGGPYGQEVTRGQDLTGKDFSGKTLIKQDFKTSILRQANFKGAKLIGASFFDADLTGADLSDADLRNADFSLANVTKANLSNANLEGALATGNTSFKGSIITDFTDVPLREDQREYLCKVADGVNPTTGNATRDTLFCN
- the LOC106757821 gene encoding tropinone reductase homolog At5g06060 codes for the protein MTEPEISRSKRGGRWSLRGMTALVTGGTRGIGHAIVSDLAAFGAAVHTCSRTQTELDKCLEEWQSEGIKVTGSVCDVSSPLQRKKLIQEVASILNGKLNIYVNNVGTTIRKPTIEYSAEEYSQLMTVNLDSSFHLCQLAYPLLKKSGNGSIVFISSVAGVVSLGTGAVYAASKAAINQLTKNLACEWAKDNIRSNCVVPWATRTPLVEHLLKDEKFVDEIMSRTPIKRIAEAEEVSSLVTFLCLPAASYITGQVICVDGGLTVNGFQPSIRIT